Proteins encoded together in one Lachnospiraceae bacterium JLR.KK008 window:
- the leuS gene encoding leucine--tRNA ligase, translated as MGIPYNHREIEEKWRKEWEQHPVNVNDGEKPKYYCLDMFPYPSGNGLHVGHWRGYVISDVWSRYKMLNGGHYIIHPMGWDAFGLPAENYAIKMGVHPAKSTADNVANIKRQIGQIAALYDWDMEVNTTDPAFYKWTQWIFVKMFEAGLAYEKEMPINWCPSCKTGLANEEVVNGKCERCGEEVTKKSLKQWMLRITKYADRLLNDLDKLDWPEKVKKMQTDWIGKSYGAEVEFPIDGREETLTVYTTRPDTLHGATFMVLAPEHVLAAELATKETRTAVEKYIYDTSMKSNVDRLQDKEKSGVFTGSYAVNPLNGAKIPIWLSDYVLADYGTGAIMCVPAHDDRDFEFATKFKIPIIQVIAKDGKEIESMTEAYTEANGTMINSGEWNGMESAVLKKEAPLMIEKMGIGRKTVNYKLRDWVFSRQRYWGEPIPIIHCPKCGCVPVSEDQLPLLLPDVESYQPTGTGESPLADIEEWVNTTCPVCGAPSRRETNTMPQWAGSSWYFLRYVDSKNDRELVSREKADQYLPVDMYIGGVEHAVLHLLYSRFYTKFLCDIGVIDFDEPFKKLFNQGMITGKNGIKMSKSKGNVVSPDDLVRDYGCDSLRLYELFVGPPELDSEWDDRGIDGVYRFLTRFWKLVMENRDKDVTATKEMVKLRHKMVHDITTRLENFSLNTVVSGFMEYNNKMIEMAKSEGMDAETLRTAVILLAPFAPHISEQLWQELGGTDSVFHAVWPQADQEAMADTEKEIAVQINGKTRAVINVPADISKEDAIKRGEEALGSKLSGNVVKEIYVPGRIVNIVVK; from the coding sequence ATGGGAATACCATATAATCACAGAGAAATCGAAGAAAAATGGAGAAAAGAGTGGGAGCAGCATCCGGTCAATGTCAATGACGGCGAAAAGCCGAAATATTACTGTCTGGATATGTTTCCTTACCCTTCAGGAAACGGACTGCATGTCGGGCATTGGCGGGGATATGTCATTTCCGACGTATGGAGCCGTTATAAAATGTTAAACGGAGGACATTACATCATTCACCCGATGGGGTGGGATGCGTTTGGGCTGCCGGCAGAAAATTATGCGATCAAAATGGGTGTTCATCCCGCGAAATCAACGGCGGATAATGTCGCCAATATCAAGAGGCAGATTGGCCAGATTGCGGCATTGTATGACTGGGACATGGAAGTCAATACCACGGACCCTGCTTTTTATAAATGGACTCAGTGGATCTTTGTCAAAATGTTTGAGGCAGGCCTTGCCTATGAAAAGGAGATGCCAATCAACTGGTGTCCTTCCTGTAAGACAGGTCTGGCCAACGAAGAAGTGGTCAATGGAAAATGTGAGCGCTGCGGCGAGGAAGTGACGAAAAAAAGTCTCAAACAGTGGATGCTGCGAATTACTAAATATGCGGACAGACTGTTGAATGATCTGGACAAGCTGGACTGGCCGGAAAAAGTAAAGAAGATGCAGACTGACTGGATCGGCAAATCGTATGGGGCGGAAGTGGAGTTCCCGATCGATGGCAGAGAGGAGACACTTACGGTCTATACGACCAGACCGGACACGCTGCATGGGGCCACTTTTATGGTACTCGCTCCCGAACATGTGCTGGCGGCAGAGCTTGCGACAAAGGAGACGAGAACGGCAGTCGAGAAATACATCTATGATACGTCGATGAAGTCGAATGTGGACCGTCTTCAGGATAAGGAAAAGTCAGGGGTGTTTACCGGCAGTTATGCGGTCAATCCGCTTAACGGCGCAAAGATACCGATCTGGCTGTCGGATTATGTTTTAGCGGACTACGGAACAGGGGCGATTATGTGTGTGCCGGCTCATGACGACAGAGACTTCGAGTTTGCCACAAAATTCAAGATTCCGATTATCCAGGTCATCGCCAAAGACGGCAAAGAGATCGAGTCGATGACGGAGGCTTATACGGAAGCTAACGGCACGATGATCAACTCCGGTGAATGGAATGGAATGGAGAGTGCGGTACTGAAAAAAGAGGCGCCGCTTATGATCGAAAAGATGGGAATCGGCAGGAAGACGGTGAATTATAAACTGCGCGACTGGGTGTTTTCCAGACAGCGGTATTGGGGGGAGCCGATCCCGATCATTCACTGTCCCAAGTGCGGCTGTGTGCCGGTGTCGGAAGACCAGCTTCCGCTGCTGTTGCCTGATGTAGAGTCCTATCAGCCGACAGGTACCGGGGAGTCGCCGCTTGCTGACATTGAGGAGTGGGTCAATACGACCTGTCCGGTCTGTGGCGCGCCATCCAGGAGAGAGACGAATACGATGCCACAGTGGGCAGGATCTTCGTGGTATTTCCTGCGCTATGTGGACAGTAAGAATGACAGGGAACTTGTGAGCAGAGAGAAAGCCGATCAGTATCTGCCGGTTGATATGTATATCGGTGGCGTGGAACATGCGGTACTGCATCTGCTTTACTCGAGATTTTATACAAAATTTTTATGTGACATTGGTGTCATTGATTTTGACGAGCCGTTTAAAAAGCTGTTTAACCAGGGGATGATCACAGGGAAAAACGGGATCAAGATGTCCAAGTCCAAAGGAAATGTTGTATCTCCGGATGATCTCGTGAGGGATTACGGTTGTGATTCTCTGCGCCTGTATGAGCTGTTTGTCGGTCCTCCGGAACTGGATTCCGAGTGGGATGACAGAGGGATTGACGGTGTTTATCGTTTCTTGACGAGATTTTGGAAGCTCGTAATGGAAAACAGAGACAAAGACGTAACAGCGACGAAAGAGATGGTAAAGCTCCGTCATAAGATGGTTCATGATATAACGACAAGGCTGGAAAACTTCAGTTTGAACACAGTTGTCTCCGGCTTTATGGAATATAACAATAAGATGATTGAGATGGCTAAAAGTGAAGGCATGGATGCTGAGACGCTGCGGACAGCGGTTATTCTGCTGGCTCCTTTTGCCCCTCATATCAGTGAGCAGCTTTGGCAGGAACTTGGCGGTACGGACTCTGTATTCCATGCGGTATGGCCACAGGCCGATCAGGAGGCGATGGCCGA